The window ATCTATCATATCATTATGGAAGCCTCGATCAAACAGGCCACCTATGGCAAGCAACTGCTTAAAATAAAAGTGTGCGATATACAAGGCGAACGCATCCCACTATCCCGTTCTATTGGGCGCAACCTGGCTAAAATATTTTCGGTAGCTACACTTGGCATCGGTTACCTGATGAGCTTCTTCAATAAAAAACAGCAATGCCTGCACGATATGGTAACGGATACGCTGGTGATGAAGGATAGGCTGGTGTAAATCACCCCGCCCGACCACGTCCGCCTTCCTCTGTATATGCCAAAGTAACTTCTTTGTTAAAAAGTGTTAAATGTCTACGAAAAATTCGTAGATTGACTAAATGGTTATATCTTTGATCTACATAATTTATTACTCCTAATTATTGAACGTATAAAACCTAATAAAGTCATGAAAAAAAGATTACTCACTTTGTCGTTCGCTTTGCTTGCTGCCTTTGCAGCGAAAGCTCAAAAGCCCGAAATGGCACAAGCCGTTGTTAAATATAAATTTACGCACCTGCGCGATACCACGGCTAAGGATAAACCTTATACCGAAAACATGGTGCTATTTGTAGGCCCTACGGCGAGCGCTTATAAAAGCTACGACCGTAAATTGCAGGAAGCCATGATGCGTAAACAACTGGAACAGCAAATGGCAGAACAGCGCGGCAGCGGCAACATGAACTTTAAAGTTCAAAGCCGCACCCCTACTACCAATACCGAATACTACCAGTTTCAGGCCGAAAAGAAACTGGTACGCAAGGAACGCCTGATTACCCCATATATTATAGAAGAACCAATGCCGGTAATTAACTGGAAAATAAGCGCAGATACCGCCAGCTTTGGCACCCTGCACTGCCAGAAAGCTACCGGTCATTTTAAAGGCCGCGATTATACTGCCTGGTTTTGCCCCGACCTGCCTTTCCACACCGGCCCATGGAAGCTGAACGGCTTACCGGGATTAATTGTAGAAGCTTACGATACCAATAAAGAGGTGGTGTTTAAGTTTGAAGGCATGGACGAAGTGGTTAAATCGGAGAAGCCTGTTGTGGCAGAAACCCCGCCGCCGGGAATGGGCACCACCATTAGGTTTGGCGGCGACGACCCCAACTTAGACCCTAACCTAATAACCCTGCCTACCGATGCGGTTAAAACATCCGAAAAAGAATTTGTGAAATTACAGGATGCTATGCGTAAAGACCCGCAAGCATTTATGGCGGCCATGGGCGGCAAAATGGGCATGATGCCTCCGGGTGCTATGCCTGCAGGCGGCGGCGGTGGCATGGGCCCGGTACGTATGGTGGTGAACGGCGTTCCCGGCGGTGCCGCACAGGTGATCAACAACCCATTAGAATTACCTGAAAAGAAATGAGGGCCCTACATAAATGGGTGGGAGCATTCATTTTTTGGATGCTAATGGTTGTGCTATGCCATGCCCAAACCATAAAAGGTACCGTTATAGATAGTTTAAACAAGCCTGTCCCCTTTGCCAGCGTTAACCTTAAAAGCGGTAATTTAATTGTAGCCTATACTACCAGCGGTGATAAGGGCGTGTTTACACTACAAGTGCCTGCCGATGCGGATAAAAGCAAACTACAGTTAGAAATAAGCAGTATTGGCTATAAAAAAGAGGTGCGCCCGGTCGTGGGGTTTAATACACCCTATAATTTCAAAATGTCGGGCGCAGTGCATCAATTGCAAACGGTTACTATTAAAAATAACCGCCCGCAACTGCGGCTTGGCGGAGATACCCTGAGCTATAAGGTATCGGACTTTGCCAGCGCGCAGGACAGGGTAATTGGCGATGTGATTAAAAAACTGCCGGGTATTGATGTAGCCAAGGATGGCAAAATAAGCTATAACGGTAAGTCTATATCTAACCTGTACATAGGCGGCGACAATTTATTGGATGATAAATACAATGTAGCTACCAGCAGTATCCCGCATGGCGTGGTGGACGAGGTGCAGGTAATGGAAAACCATCAACCCATAAAAATGCTGAAGGATAAGGTCGTTAGCGATGATGTGGCCCTTAACCTTACCATAAAAAAAGACGCGAAGCTGCAACTGGTGGGCCAGGAAACGGCAGGCGCAGGCTTGCCCGGCAATTACTACGGCGAGTTGAATGGCATGATGTTTAAGGATAAATACAAAGCCATTAACTACATTAAAGGGAATAATGTGGGTACCGACGTAAGCAACGATCTGTTATCGCACAACTTTTCGCAGGACCCGGATAAGCCTAACACCGTATTATCGTTAGGTACCGCCGGCGACCCTGACCTGCCGCGTAACCGTTACTTGTTTAACAGGTCGGGCTTAGTTAACCTGAACAACCTGGTGAACCTGAAAAACAATACACAGCTGCGGGCCAACCTCTCCTATTTTCACGATGGCCAACGCCAGGAGTACGACAAAACAAGCCAGATAAAAATTGGCGGCACTAACATTAATTATACCGAAAATCAGTATAATCAACGCCGTCCTGATGTGCTGCATGGCCAGTTCCTGATCAACGTAAATCAGCCTAAATATTACCTGAACAATAGCTTTGTGACCGATTATAACCACAACACAGGCTATTCGTCGCTTATTAGTAATGGTGCACCAGTAAACCAGCGTTTAAAGGATAACCTGCTGGATATCAGTAACGAATTTAACATGATGCGTACATTAAAGAATAATAACATTTTAGAGGTGTACAGCAATTTAAACCACACTACCGAGCCCGAGAACCTGGTGATAGACCCTAATTTAAACCCCGGAACATTTAACGGTGGTACTAATTATTCATCACTGACGCAGAACACAAATATCCCCAACTGGTCTACCAACAACTATGTATCGTACCGGGTGCCAAGCGGCAGCATTACCCAAAGTTACAGGGCGGGCTTTTCAGCCATTAAGCAAACATTATCGTCCGATTTGACAGTTACCCAGTTAAACGGCAGCACCAACCTGTTCTCGGATACCGCGAGGAACAATTTGAACTGGCGTCGCAACCGCTTATATGGCGAGGCATCGTACGATTACCCGGGCGCGGTCTGGAAAGTGAACGTAACCCTGCCCCTGAACTTCCAGGATACGCATTACGATGATGGCTTTTATAAACTTGACAAAGGACTGAGCCGTTTATACTTTAACCCGCGGGCATCGGTAAAATTCCAGAGCGGTATCGAAAATTACTTTACCGCTAACTATAGCTTCCGTAACTCTATCGGGAATATACAGGATGTATATCGTGGCTATATCCTGAGCAATTATCGCAGTCTGGGGGCCAACAACGCCGATTTGACCGAACGCCAAAGCCAGAACGCGGGCATAGGCTTTAATTATCATAAGGCCATTACGCTGTTCTTTTTCGGGCTGAATGCATCTTACTCGCATATTTATGCCAATACCATCAGTTCAAGCTTGCTGAGCAATAATATCACCCAGCGCATTGTATTGCCTTTTGATAATAATATTGATAGCTGGAACTTTAGCGGCAACACCAGTAAGTATTCGTTCCCGCTGCGCACTACGTTCAGCGCGGGGTTAAGCTATTCAACCACCAAGCTGAACCAGATACAGAACGGCCAGACGCTGCCATATAACACCATTTCAAAATCGGCCAGCCTGGGTGCAGATACCAAGGCCAGCAAAGCGGTGAATTTCAGCTACCGGGCGGCATATAGCCAAACCGTAAGTAAATCATCGGCAGTAGCCACCAGCAGCAAGTTTGAGCGGTTGATACAAACCGGTTCGGTAAACTACGCGCCGCTAACCAATTTGTTCTTAACCGTTTCCGGCGACCATTACTTTACTCACCAGGAATCGGCAAACGATTTGAAATACATTTTTGCCGATGCATCGGTAAGATACAAGTTCAAAAAAACCAAGCTTGACCTGGAACTGAGCGCCCAAAATCTGTTCGATACCAAAACATATACGGCAGTTTATTTATCTGCCAATGTTTACACCTCCAGTACATACACCATTCCGGGGCGTATTGTATTGGCCAAACTGATGTTTAATTTGTAGAAGCCCCGACCACGAATTTATGTCATTGCGAGCGCAGCAATCTCATAGTTTGATTTGCGTACTACGGGATTGCCGCGTCGCTACGCTCCTCGCAATGACATTTTTTTAGTACCCATGCCCCGCCCTTATTGTAGGATCTGTACAAAAGCACATAATGTAAAAACGCGTAATAATTATTAATTCTTATTAATTTTTATTCGATGCGACCTTTAATAAACGCTAAAATTGCTTAAAAATCAACTTGTTTCCCCGGCTGAAATTCGGTATATTAAGGTAAAGTTCTTTGAAAGTAACCAAGTGTTAATGTACCCTAAAACAAGGCAATTCACAGGTAAATAGCCATTTTTTAGCAACCTGCAACATCCACACAATTATAAAAACCGCGCCGACCTGCCCACAAATCTGCTCCTTTTTAATGCGATGTGATTTCCCGGCTGCGTAGTTATAAAAAACGGACTAAGCGAGGTGATAAAATAGTACAATATTACACACCGAAAGACGCTATGGAACGGCTTACATCCTTTCAGGAACGTCAATCCCTAACAACCGCATGCCAACTTTAATCACATTGGCTGATGCAGTTGCCAGTTGCAGGCGGAAACGTTTCAGCGTATCATCTTCAGCTTGCAGGATAGATTTCTCTTGGTAAAACTTGTTAAAAGTTTTCGCTAAATCGTATATGTAATTAGCAATAATTGCCGGATTATAGCCATCCGCTGCTATCTTAACTATCTCAGGATATTGATTTAGCAAGATAATAACATCCCTCTCGATACCCGAAATTTCTTTTAACATTACCATATCTTCGATTTGCATGGCTGCCCTACTTAATACAGAACGAATACGCGCATGAGTGTACTGAATATATGGTCCGGTATGTCCCTGTAATTCAACTGATTCATTTGGGTCAAAAAGTAGTCGTTTTTTGGGTTCCACTTTTAGCAGAAAGTATTTTAACGCTCCCATTCCAATCATATGAAATAGTTCAGTTTTTTCCTCGGAAGTAAAATCTTGCAGCTTATTGGCCTTTAAGGCTTCTTCTTCAGCAGCCATAGCCATTTCCTTGATCAGGTCATCAGCGTCAACCACCGTACCCTCGCGGGATTTCATTTTGCCCGAAGGCAGGTCGACCATACCATACGATAGATGATATAAGCCCTTAGCCCAGCTCTTACCCAGCTTATCTAAAATAAGGAACAGCACTTTAAAATGATAATCCTGTTCGTTACCCACCACGTACAGCGATTGATCCATATGGAAATCATTATACTTTAACTGGGCGGTACCTAAATCCTGCGTAATGTATACTGATGTACCATCAGCCCGCCGTACAAGTTTCTGGTCAAGGCCGTCTTCGGTCAGATCTATCCAAACAGAGCCGTCTTCTTTTTGAAAGAAAACGCCGCTTGCTAAACCTTCGTCAATAATATCTTTACCTAACAGGTAGGTATTGCTTTCGTAGTAAAATTTATCAAAATCAACGCCCAGGGCC of the Mucilaginibacter boryungensis genome contains:
- the argS gene encoding arginine--tRNA ligase translates to MDFIIDATLKAVKHLYQADLSPADISLQQTRKEFEGQITVVTFPFTKVSRKSPEQTGTEIGEYLQNELAEVSDFNVIKGFLNLSISDAYWLSQFYNHVLPADHTVAEPNGKKVMVEYSSPNTNKPLHLGHVRNNLLGYSVAQILAAAGYEVVKANLVNDRGIHICKSMLAWQLFGNGETPESAGLKGDHLVGKYYVIFDKEYKKQIDELKAAGQTEDEAKKNAPLIIQAQQMLQKWEAGDKEVIDLWTTMNSWVYAGFDKTYKALGVDFDKFYYESNTYLLGKDIIDEGLASGVFFQKEDGSVWIDLTEDGLDQKLVRRADGTSVYITQDLGTAQLKYNDFHMDQSLYVVGNEQDYHFKVLFLILDKLGKSWAKGLYHLSYGMVDLPSGKMKSREGTVVDADDLIKEMAMAAEEEALKANKLQDFTSEEKTELFHMIGMGALKYFLLKVEPKKRLLFDPNESVELQGHTGPYIQYTHARIRSVLSRAAMQIEDMVMLKEISGIERDVIILLNQYPEIVKIAADGYNPAIIANYIYDLAKTFNKFYQEKSILQAEDDTLKRFRLQLATASANVIKVGMRLLGIDVPERM
- a CDS encoding GLPGLI family protein; its protein translation is MKKRLLTLSFALLAAFAAKAQKPEMAQAVVKYKFTHLRDTTAKDKPYTENMVLFVGPTASAYKSYDRKLQEAMMRKQLEQQMAEQRGSGNMNFKVQSRTPTTNTEYYQFQAEKKLVRKERLITPYIIEEPMPVINWKISADTASFGTLHCQKATGHFKGRDYTAWFCPDLPFHTGPWKLNGLPGLIVEAYDTNKEVVFKFEGMDEVVKSEKPVVAETPPPGMGTTIRFGGDDPNLDPNLITLPTDAVKTSEKEFVKLQDAMRKDPQAFMAAMGGKMGMMPPGAMPAGGGGGMGPVRMVVNGVPGGAAQVINNPLELPEKK
- a CDS encoding TonB-dependent receptor — translated: MRALHKWVGAFIFWMLMVVLCHAQTIKGTVIDSLNKPVPFASVNLKSGNLIVAYTTSGDKGVFTLQVPADADKSKLQLEISSIGYKKEVRPVVGFNTPYNFKMSGAVHQLQTVTIKNNRPQLRLGGDTLSYKVSDFASAQDRVIGDVIKKLPGIDVAKDGKISYNGKSISNLYIGGDNLLDDKYNVATSSIPHGVVDEVQVMENHQPIKMLKDKVVSDDVALNLTIKKDAKLQLVGQETAGAGLPGNYYGELNGMMFKDKYKAINYIKGNNVGTDVSNDLLSHNFSQDPDKPNTVLSLGTAGDPDLPRNRYLFNRSGLVNLNNLVNLKNNTQLRANLSYFHDGQRQEYDKTSQIKIGGTNINYTENQYNQRRPDVLHGQFLINVNQPKYYLNNSFVTDYNHNTGYSSLISNGAPVNQRLKDNLLDISNEFNMMRTLKNNNILEVYSNLNHTTEPENLVIDPNLNPGTFNGGTNYSSLTQNTNIPNWSTNNYVSYRVPSGSITQSYRAGFSAIKQTLSSDLTVTQLNGSTNLFSDTARNNLNWRRNRLYGEASYDYPGAVWKVNVTLPLNFQDTHYDDGFYKLDKGLSRLYFNPRASVKFQSGIENYFTANYSFRNSIGNIQDVYRGYILSNYRSLGANNADLTERQSQNAGIGFNYHKAITLFFFGLNASYSHIYANTISSSLLSNNITQRIVLPFDNNIDSWNFSGNTSKYSFPLRTTFSAGLSYSTTKLNQIQNGQTLPYNTISKSASLGADTKASKAVNFSYRAAYSQTVSKSSAVATSSKFERLIQTGSVNYAPLTNLFLTVSGDHYFTHQESANDLKYIFADASVRYKFKKTKLDLELSAQNLFDTKTYTAVYLSANVYTSSTYTIPGRIVLAKLMFNL